DNA from Rosa rugosa chromosome 6, drRosRugo1.1, whole genome shotgun sequence:
TCAAAATGTAGGAAATCAGGATGGCTCAATGCAAAAAACATGCAATTCCTGGAAGGAACCAAGTCTGCTTCAGGTGCAATCTTCAGTCTACCTTCCTCATCTACTTTATGATGCAGCAAGTCAAGAAGTACTGAGACAAATCCCTCTTGCAGAAAGCAGCAAGCAAAACTGGAGTAGTTCTGGATCTCTTACACACAAGTGGATGCCAATCGGGTTGAAGGACTCTGAGTTGGCAAGCTCTGCTAGATCTGAGAGTTCATCGCTTGAACATTCTGATGAGGGAGCTTCTAAGAGATGGACGATTAAAGACACTGTTAAAGGCAATGTGGTTTCTAAAGCTGCAGTTGAGTCCACGGCTCAGGGTTCTGGACATGTAACTCATTCTTCTGGTGACACAGAGGGCAGGCTTTCCTACATCAAATGCAGTTGAAGAGGTGGCCAACAACAAGCTTCATGCAGCTAACTATATGAATAGTTATGATGTATCCAAAGGTCTAAATGCTTTTGAAGCTTATTCAAACAGAGTATTCGAAGCAGTAAATAATGCTTGTAGGGCACAGCTGGCATCTGAAGCTGGTCAAATGACCACTGGTCATCCAATTGCTGAATTTGAAAGACTTCTGTATTATTCATCTCCCGTTATCCATCAATCACCTAGCCACACAAGTTGTCACACTTGCTGTTCATGGAACCAGGTTGACCAGGTTGGTGGCCGGTGTGTCATTGTGCAGACATGAGACACCAAATATCACTTTAGGATGCCTATGGGAGTGGTATGAGAAATATGGGAGCTATGGGCTGGAAATAAGGGCTGAGGAAACTGGGAGTCCAAAGAAATTGGGTGCTGATCGTTTAGCATTTCGTGCTTATTTTGTCCCTTATTTGTCAGGAATTCAGCTTTTCAGGAATGGTAGGAGTACTAGTACTGGAGATATTGACAATAGACTTCACAATCATCAAGTGTTAAGCGCATGCTGGAGTGGTGAGATATCCAGAAAATCCTCTAGTATTGGTAGTCTTCCAATATATTCACTACTTTTTTCTCATCTTGATTGCAAGGAAGATGCAGTCATCCCACCACTTGTAAACGAACTGGGTATTCCAGAAGCTTTTGCCAAAGATGCACCTGTTCAATCAGCTGACACAACAGGTTTCAGTGATTTAGAGCAACTTTTAGAATATTTTGAATATGAACAACCTCAACAAAGACGACCTCTATATGACAAGTAAGTGTTATTACACTTTTTACTGAAAGTTGTGGTCATTGAATAACATGCTTTAGCAATACCACATCGGTACTTAAAGCAGCCTTTGTAGAGACATAGACATGGGGTTTTGAATCAATGGATTTTTATGTTCTGATGAGTTACTAAGAGAGTAGTTGTGCAGAACAAATCAAATACATGTACATCTATTGTCTCAAATTTCATTTTAGTTGGAAACTCATTTATATAAAAGCACTTCCCGTAAGTGCATTTAACTCTCTAGTTGATGGATATCATATTGATTTGACCTTTTGTGGTACGAGCATAGCACGTGTTAATACCATATActgtaagatttttttttttttttttttttgaaagtttTATATCCACAATTTTACTTTATTGTTTATTCTCCCATCATATGTTTGAATGTTTTTCTACCTGCTGGAAATGCTTTTTTAAGATAGTAGGCACAAATCAGAGATTTCTTTTGTGTTTCTCAGTTACTATAATATTGAGCATCTGTAAGTACGCAAATATGCATGTTTGTGAAAGTATCTACTTTTTGGATCTGTGATGATCCTTATGAACTTTATTTTGACCTGTACTTTCAGATGATCTTATTCTGTTCCCTCCCTTTCAGGATAAAGGAGCTGGTTAGAGGTGATGGACATTCACATTCATAAGTGTATGGCGATCCAACTACACTAGACTCTATAAATCTAAATGATCTACATCCCAGATCTTGGTTAGTAATACAAACAGATTCAGACCTTTACATtgtaaattaatcaatattgttTGTAATTGACCCTGTTAGGTTCATAGCTAAAATGAATATAATTACTAGTTAAAGAGTTTCAAGGGGAATGCAATTGACACTGATGAATGAACAGTACAAAATATCAGCTTTTCTGAGTTCCTCAAATTTCTAAATAGCATGTAACTTTCAAGTGCGATCTGATTTTCAGGTATTCAGTGGCATGGTATCCTATTTACAGGATACCTGATGGTAACTTCCGTGCAGCATTTTTGACCTACCATTCACTTGGTTGTCTGGTTCGTAGAAATGCCAACTTTGAGTCTCGTAGTGTGGATGACTGTATTGTATCTCCAGTTGTGGGTCTTCAGAGTTACAACGCTCAGGTAGTTAATGGTACAGAGATTGTGAAATATTGTGCAGTGTATTTTAACATGTAATTCAAGCATACTGTTAGATCTGTGCAGCTTTTTTGAAATATATACTTTATGTCAACAAACAGAGTGAATGCTGGTTCCAGTTAAGGCCCTCAGCACCAGCACAGACAACATTATCAAACTTAAAACCCTTGTGAAATACTGGAGGAGCGTTTGAGGACACTTGAGGAGACGGCATCTCTTATGTCAAGAGCTGTTGTGAGCAAAGGAAGTATGACATCAGTAAACAGGCATCCAGACTACGAGTTCTTCCTCTCTAGGCGGCGCTAGCGGTGACGTATTGAAATTTTCTGTAACTGATTTTAACAACTCATAATTAAACTAGTGTCAGTTCCCCATTAAGCTTATCTACAATCAAGGTAACATCTAACCTCAGATAGGCAGAAAGGGTGACCaacctttttctttgtttttttttgtcacatACGTATGTATACATGTATAGATAGCCTTCGAAAATAGCCTTTGAATTCCTTCCAGGATGCATGTGAGTGCCTCAGAATATAATGCAACTCTTTCAGGGATTTGGAAAGGTACTGTAGTGTTACTGAAGAAAGGTAGTGTAGTGTTATCAGTTTAGCTGCCTCCTGATAATGTTGTAAATATCTTACAGAATACATGATCTGTAAATAGCGTTCTCAGTTTGGAGTTTTTATCCAGTCACTGATTCATATGAGATGAAAACTTCTCAATCTCAATTCAATGAGAATTCTTATATAAGCCTCTCATTTGATTCTCTTTGGTAGAGTTGTTGGTTTTTTTGTAGAATGAATTATAAATTTTAGCCTAGTTCTTCTCGATCAATTGTCTAAACTGCAAGCGATTTAGAGATAGAACACACAGCCTCTTTATACGATGCAAGTATTTATTAATAATCAACTTCCAATAATCCACTGATCAAGGAAGAGGTACATTACACAAGCAACTGCCGTCTTATTTTGTATTAAGCATAGATATGTGTCGTATAATATGGGACATATGGCCAGCATCTTCTTAATTGTTGTCATACCAGAACTGGTTCTGGAGATACTGAACGACATTTTTGTCAACTTGGAAGGCCTTGGTGAGAACATCAGGGTTGATTGACGGGTTGGAGCCGAACACTGCATTGGCTATGGTGGTGACACCAGGAAACTGGCTGCTAAAACTGGAAATGGCTACGGCGTTGACCTTTCCGATGTTAAGCTGGAAGTGAATTTGAGCAAATGGGAAGACAAACACATCTCCCTCGTACAACACTTTGCTGAAGAGGCGGTTGCCGTTATCATTGGATGTGACGAAGCCAACGTAGAGAGTGCCTTCCATGACCCTAAGGACTTCCGTGGCCCGAGGGTGGATGTGAGGAGGGTTTAGTCCACCAAGTGCATAGTCTATGCGGGCGAGGGATACCCCAAGAGTGTTCAGTCCTGCTATTTGCTGCACATTCGCCTGGGTGACGATGGAACCAAGCGGATTTGATGTGTTTCCGCGCATCCGGAGCCCGGAAAAGAAGAAATCCTCTGGTGTTACCATCTTTGGGTCCTTGCAGAATCTCCCATTCACAAACACTGCAATATGGAACATCATATCAGAACATGCATGCATTCATGCAAATACGAAAATTAATCATATAATCCtcttatcctcatatatatGGGAAATATGATATGTACATATGCTAGTGACTACTATATACCAGCAGAAATATCAGTGTTGGTGGTGTTAAGTGCTACACAGAAATCTTGGAGAGGACTAGGATCAAAGGCAGAGACAAGGTGGAAGGTTGCCAATGCCAATAGGGCAAAAGCAGCAGCTGTAGGGCAATGAGCACCTTTCATCATATCGTGATCGCAATACTCGTCTATGATAGTGTTTTGTATAAGAGAGAATTGGATCGAGGTGGATGAAAATCTTGTATGGAGGAAATGCCTATTTATAGAtgatggaagagatggagagaAATACAATTGAACTAGTCTTGGATTTGTCACGTCTAAGGAGGCAGGTAGTAACTCAAAATAATTAACTCCTTAGTATTCAGAAGCAGGTAAAGACTTGGATTATATTCTGTACTAATTGTAAGCTAATTGACCCGCTCTCCGCCATATTCATAAAATTAACAAATTATTATAGGATATATATTATCCGTTTCAACCTTAAAATGTGGCTTTTGTAAAGTCCGACACTCCAGCGTTGGGTATGAGCTCAGCTCGATCAGTGAGCTAGGAATTCTATTAGTTTATACCACGAGGAAGATGAGAGGTGGAAACAAAAATACGAGAGTACTAATGGGATTAACCATATTAAAAATTTTAGGTAGTAGTTAACCAATAATGGAAATCAAGTGTTCCAATGTTTAGTCATATGATTCCTTCCAATATTTCTACCAAACAAAACGATAATATATCAACCAATTAACATCAATACATCATTCCGGCCGATAATATTGTTGATGATAACTACCCAGAATTCACCCTCCGAAGTCTTCTGGTCAGGCATTTCCACAAGTTCACCTGCACCCTAGAAAGTAGCCAGAAACACGCTTCAAATTAAGGGTGCAAGCCTTTTTACCTCTTACCTTTTAGCATTAAGAAGACGAGTATACTAGTAGTAGTAAGTTTCAATTGACTATTTTTTTTGGGGTCTTGCTAGATGAATCCATCAAATATGTAAATATATCTAGCAGACAGCATTTAAAAAATAGTCATCTAATTTCCACTTTTAATGCCATAATTGTACCCAACAATCTTCATCCCTTCCCACCAACTCTCCATCATATTGTTCCAACCTTCAACATTGATCTCTCCTCAGTGCCCATACGATCCAATTCTATATAAACTTTAAAGTTATTGATGATTTTTATCAATTGTCTGACTAAGAATTTCTCCATCAAAAAGTTTATTTCTTAGATAATTCATCTAATTGTAGAATTTTCATTTGGGACTTTAGGTGTTGAAGATTTCAACATTTCGAACATTAGATTATGGGTTTCTTGACGTGGCAGTCACCATTAGTTATAAATTTTTTAGTCATTTGCTCATACATAGCATAGCTTGTGTGTTAATCTATTTCAATCTCTTCTAATTGaaagacttcgtcacgagagagggagggagaatCATTTGCTCATATATAGCTTAGCTTGGGTGTTAATCTATTTCAagcaaaaaaattgatttagtgCTGCAATCAATGTAGTCGTATTCTGCACTACCATCACCTTCTTTGAAAATTTTGAGCTGGGCCTATTTCCTCAATGAGTTGTCGAATTTGAAATTAAATTATGTAATGCTGGAAGATTGGTAGAGAATCAATCCATTCTTCAGAGAGGACAACAACATAATGGTTATTTAAATTAGTATACACAACACATCACTTTACTGAATGGTGGAATTGTAGGTTctcgggattttttttttttttttttttttttttttttgagatttgaAAAGTTGTGAGTTGAAAGGTTCAGCTTGACCATGGGTAAGAACTCCCGCGTGTAAGCGGATATTACAAAGAAGATATTTATCTAGGATTCATGAAGGTACGTACATCAATATATCGATACAACAAGTGGCCAATCAATTAAGATAAAGATTAACTCCATGCATTAATGTAGTGCACACTCTGTATCAAACTAGTGCACATGATGTATCGATATATTAATGTACTGTAAAAATGGTAGAACTTCCCATTTAACACAAAACTCGGAGGTTAATTGATGATCCCAACAGAGTTGAACTTACAATTTCTAATCACTTCCATGATGATGAAAAAAGCAAGCTACAACCTGGTCCATAATCCGAAGTAAACTAGGGAAGCAAGTTGATAGTGTGATTAATGAGAAAGGTCAAAATTTAAATACTATTAATTGacactaaaaaaacaaaaaggaagaaaaagaagaagaagaagaaagtaccACACAAACACTcagcaaaagaaataaaaaaacataCCCAGAAGGCATAGGTTGATGGTAAGAAGGAACATAGATCTGTAAAGCAAGATTTGTTTAGgggggaaaaagaagaagagaggaacaTAAAGCTCTACAAAGAAGGATAATGGATTCCATACTATTATGTGAAATGTTCAACAACTTAATCTGACAACAGAATCGTTTTACTCAAGATAGATTTCTTGGAGAAGGTTCACATAGTACTCAAGAGATCTAGGAAATAAATCTGCAAACTTTTTGTTCCTAGAGCTTTTATATAAAACAAGTGGAATGGAGTATCACACAATGGAGCTCATGGTATTCTGAAATCCCCAGTGATACCATAGAGTTAGGTACTTAGGTTTAGAATTTAGAAACCCGTGTTTTCCATGACTCCGACCTTTTGGAACATGGAAGATGTAAAGTGATTCTCGACAATTCCCCTTCTGGAAATGTTTCCAATTCTGAACATAGACTTGAGAGATGGGAGAAGCGTTGGCGTCTGCTCCATCAGTGACCCCCTTTTTCAGTAAGATCCTCCAATTCAGCACGCTCTTTttctaaaatataaacaaacaaaaaagaaaaatattagaatgacATAAAGATTGATAACTACCAaaacaaaaagatgaaaaagttAGCAAATTTGACAACTACCAACTGTCGGTTTCCGAAAATTGAAAGAAGAGGTAAAACATTATACATCATCACTTGCCTAGCAAACTTTATTTATTCAATAGAACAGTAGAAACGGCACTACAGCAAGACATATTCAGTCAGATTATAATATCTTCAGGTCTGAAAGCTATATTCTCTTTTGTCAATGACCTTGTATTACTACctaacatttttcttttcttcaactAACTCATAAAATATCTAAAGCATCTTTTATCATTCTAAATTCTAAACATACAGAGGCCTATTCTTAGAGCACTAAACATGCAACTGAACTTAAACTATCTAAATATGCATATGCATCTGTCGTCATTTGAGCAATGACAGGCAGCACACAACTTATGCTTCCCTTCTCGCTCTGCTTTGCTTCTCTTATTATATGACCCTAAACCCCGCAAAAGCTAAAGCAAAAAAAACCTGGTCAACCACTTATGCTTCCCTTCTCGCATCTCCCTTCCTCTTTAATTAAGAGAGGTTTATCATAAACAAAACTTTTTTGGCAAGCTGCTTAAGAGATATATCAGAAACATGGGATTGTATAACAAGCACTAACAAAATTGAATAATGTCAAAATCTGTTTCTAAGTGTCTACTGCATACATCATCAATTTAACAAAGAAGAAAGCTATCTATTAAGCAAATACAAACTCCCTGCAACCTCTGATAACATTTAGTCATTTACATACAAAGGCTaatgaatatctctaattccaCACTACATCAGAAGTAATCAAATATTCACCTGATATGCACTACAAGTCTACAAGAACGAGCTGAAAAATTGGAATGGCTTCTAGAAAGTAAAGCAAAAAAAACCAGCACCAAAAGCAAAACCACACCATTATTCTCTTAAACTCAGATTCAGCAAACTATTAATTGAGAGAAGCAACAAAACAGTAAAGTGGGTTCTATATATTTTGTTGTTTGCGATTGTTGGTGAACACTACAGAGAGAAGCAACAACCAAACCCAATGATATaaattcaatgatttaatcCATCAAGATCCATACTTTCAACAACAAAAGAGCACAGATTAATCAAAGCAATAAAGACAAACTGAGAACTGAAGAGAGAGATCAGAGATGGTACCTTCACTACCTTGTTTCCACCCAAATCCCAATAAGCACTTCAGAACCCAATCCCAGGCTTCCCAGCTCAGATCTCTCTCACTCTGAAATTGTGGGtttggatgaagaagagagagatggagtTATGGAGTCTACGAGAGAGGCAGAGAGGGTGAGAGAGCCATCGTTGGATacttggattgcttctttcAGCAGAGTGGGAAGggttttaattttcagaaataacttaacgggttccaacgggCCTAACGGGTCTAGCACGGCACGGCCCGTTAATTTACGGGTTTTTGGCGTGCGGACTTTTCTCAGCCTGGATTAATAATTGGGCGGGTTCGTGCGAGCTTTTAGCATGCGGGTTTCGTGCGGGTTTGCGGGTTCAAATGCCAGGCCTACCTGGAGGGGTCTATATTTTGGTAACTAAAACTCACTAGATttaattctttcttttattggaAGTTGAAAGTACTAGTGTAAGAAAGATCAAGATAACGTAGATGTTTTAATTTACCAAACTCTGGCAACTCAGATATTGTATAACCCTTGAAATAGAGCACTCGCAAGTACTGCAATTTTGGAAGTAAATCAGATGTAACCTTATAAGCCAGATATGAGAGCCCAACGGTATCTGAAAGTGAAAGTGGCAGAAATGTCCTCAGACGTATAcatttaggcctcgtttggttcacggaaaggaaagtagttcctttgtctttcccatgggaagggaaatgaacTTTCCGAataactttccattccgatgtttggtaatgtaaggaaagttatccggaaagttgttaaaaagtatgtaattaatggaataaaataatatgttgtgagtaataaatgcaaggaaagaaggggggaaagtgattcctttggagtatggaaggaaccattttcccccctattttcctttgcttcaggaaagtatttcctttccttttgcatcccaaacacaggaaaggaacaactttcctttcctgatgcttactttccgcgaaccaaacgaggccttagggTCAGAGTAGGCTTCAAACTTTTGAACCCCGTCATACCTACCAAGAGTGTAAGACGAATAACGTGCCTTGAGATGACATTGAAATTGCATGTTTATGAAAGTGTAAATCTGGAATACTAAAACAATTGCATATATACACAAACACATATATTGCACTCACATACACAgatgcatatataattatagagAAATAAATATGCAGatctttagaacaagatgtataCCTGCTGGAACTGATGAAGCCATCTCAAATACAGATCTTCTGCACTTCTCTTTGTTTGCTATCTATCTATGGGGCAAGAACTCAATAGCTCATCTTAAAGAGAGTGCAGGGACCTAGTATTTATAGTGAAAACATCCTAATACAATGCCCTCCCATAAAGGATAATTGTAATCACAATAATGTCTGTAATCACTATGATATATGTACTCCGACATCTTAGTGCTTGATTCAAGCTATTTAGGTTTCCCAATATATTCATTTGATTCATATGATAAATATATTTAACAgggaatatgaattacttaataTCTCTAATTACTTGCTCTATTGGTATAACAGTAATTGTTGTGCTAAATATAAGCTTGTAATTGTTCAATTTCAACTTACAGTTTATTCTTCCAGTTTTCCTCCAATCTAAAACAAGTCTCTCCTGCTGCCCATGCATCGTGCCAAATTAGTAACAAGGTCATGCATTACATATTTCGAATTGTTCTTGCTTGACTTTTGAAATAATGACCAAGATAATAGTTCTCGAAAACAATCACTACCTATATCGTCCTATTGGACCAAACCTTCTGCCATCCAAAAAGAAGGACCAATTGCTTCTCCCCAAATTCAGTCATTCGGAAATATTGAACAATAGGCAAAACAACTAATACATAATTGAATTAGGTGGAGACGTTTAACTCTTTTCTAATTTGTTTGTAGAACTGTTTTGGGCCTTTTCTTGGCTCTCCGGGCTAGTCCCTTAATGGAACTATctgttcaaccaaaaaaaaaaaactaatacaTAATTGAACCAGTATATGTGGTCCTTTCTCTAGTTTCCAGACCTGATACACCACTGCAAGACGAATATGAAGTTGTTGAGGCCAAGTGCAAATGCTGGAAACATAACAATTTTAGCCTTCCTGTGGGGAATAATAAATTAGAATAATACTAGAATCATTTCAGAAACAGAAGAATTGCTCAAAATTGCAGCAAGTGTCACAAAAGCAAATAAAGGAGAAATCTACTGGAGAGTTGCAGACATGGTCCTCCCAACTTCGCCTGCTCGAAGAGAGTGATTTGTAATTCTACGCGATTGATTTGAGTTGTTCAAAGTCAATGATGACCTAGAGAGGCATGCAGGGCTGGACTTCTTTTGGCTATTCACCAATCTTGGGAGGCCATTGACCTAGAGAGTGATTGCTCACTTGTGGTGGCTGCACTACAACAAACTGTGGAAGATCGATCTGAATTAGGGTGCATTATCGATGATTGTAAGTCTTATTTGACATCTTTACACTCTGTTCAGATTAGGCATATCTTCCGAGAAGCAAATGATGTTGCCAATAGATTGGCTCATCTTGCTAGCCTTAGTTATTTAGATGATATTTGGttaagtagaaaagaatacttcaattcagggttaattcgatgattctattcatcccacaatgggtgtatatatacaagtacaaaggagtagtctaactctaataggaaacaatctttccataattgcaggatatcctaattaaataaaatcctaattacatacagatttacagcgattctacactccccctcaagttggtgcatagatgtctatcctaattacatacttgtatatatacaagtacaaatgagtagtctaactctaataggaaacaatctttccataattgcaggatatcctaattaaataaaatcctaattacatacagatttacagcgattctacactccccctcaagttggtgcatagatgtctatcatgcccaacttgtcaattgagctgtcaaataccttcctggacactcctttagtaagaacatcagctaattgctcctctgagtttacaaatggaaagcgaataacctttctgtcaagattttctttaataaaatgacggttaacctccacatgctttgttctatcatgctgaactggattatgtgcaatctcaatggcagctgtattatcacaatgcaaatccatatataggctttttaagcttgtaacccaagtctttcaagacattacgaatccacaacatttcacagactccgtgtgccatacctcggaactcagcttctgcacttgatctggcaacaactttctgctttttgctacgccaagtgacaaggttccctccaacaaaagtgaagtacccagatgtagaacgtctgtcagttttatcaccagcccaatctacatctgtgtacccaacaacttccaattcatcttttttctgaaacagtaaccctttacctggcgccatcttcaagtacctcaaaatacgaaagactacATCAATATGCtattcactaggacaatgcataaattgactaacaacactcacagcataagcaatatcaggtctagtatgtgaaagataaatcaaccttcctacaagacgttgatacctccctttatcagttggaacttgatcaggataaatagcaagtctgtgattcatctcaatgggtgtctccattggtctgcagtccagcatccccgtttcagcaagtaaatcaaggacatacttcttttgtgaaagcaaaatcccttttttagaccttgcaacttcaatacccagaaaatacttcagttgtcccagatccttcatttcaaactcctttgacagatacttttgcaattcattcatctctttcggatcatcccctgtaacaatcatgtcatcaacatacacaataagagctgtaatcttaccattcttgcttttgataaacaaggtatggtcagaattgctctgtctgtatccaaaggctttcatggactttgaaaatcttccaaaccaagctcttggagactgcttcaggccatacaaagacttcttcaatttacacaccttgccaatgtcacttgggtaattcttaacacctgggggcacttccatgtacacttcttcctccaaatttccattaagaaacgcattcttcacatcaaactggtgcaatggccaatctttgtttgctgcaagtgagattagaatccgaacagtattaatctttgccacaggtacaaaagtctcctcataatcaatcccatagcattgtgtatatcctttggcaaccaacctcgccttgtatctattaatagttccatctgcattaagcttcacagtaaatacccaacgacatcctacagtcttctttccaaccggcataggtactagctcccatgttgcattcttttgaagagcttccaattcttcattcatcgcctttgtccattttggatccgtcaatgcatcctgcacgttactaggaatagatacagtagataattgatcaacaacaagtgcatgtgacccagaaatcctatggttagacataaaattagctatagggtatttagctttggctttgatatctggttcatattgtcaAAGAGAAGAAGGGTAGGAAAGACATTTACTTCATAGTCCTTTGTTTATATAGGAGGGTAAAATTGAAAGCTtcactgctgctgctgcatGTCCGTCCAAGGAGGAGAGGGCTTTGCTTCAACTCGAGTCACTAAACCTTACCCAAAAGCAATCATACCCaggtaatctctctctctctctaaatatgTGTTTCTGT
Protein-coding regions in this window:
- the LOC133715882 gene encoding germin-like protein subfamily 1 member 18, giving the protein MMKGAHCPTAAAFALLALATFHLVSAFDPSPLQDFCVALNTTNTDISAVFVNGRFCKDPKMVTPEDFFFSGLRMRGNTSNPLGSIVTQANVQQIAGLNTLGVSLARIDYALGGLNPPHIHPRATEVLRVMEGTLYVGFVTSNDNGNRLFSKVLYEGDVFVFPFAQIHFQLNIGKVNAVAISSFSSQFPGVTTIANAVFGSNPSINPDVLTKAFQVDKNVVQYLQNQFWYDNN